In Ptychodera flava strain L36383 chromosome 21, AS_Pfla_20210202, whole genome shotgun sequence, a genomic segment contains:
- the LOC139121592 gene encoding arg8-vasotocin receptor-like, with amino-acid sequence MKNYQPGESGRMASVVIENITGVLASGNVTTSSNSTPPLQPEYNRNVRLATYVVIFVVSMIGNTIVCTWMWTHRKHKSRMNKLILSLTLADLFVTLCPLVTEFVQEILLRKWVAGNTDPLCRLLMVLQVFAIHASSNMVVVISIDRHRALRNPFARNIPSKFLISGAWVVALLLALPQGFVWYLTYGNGQPYCVTIFKGRPAWHVKMYVTYASVVAFLIPFCIICVLYLQILKTVWERGKEINLDGKLKKAPSSKQMNAIISRAKIKTLKMTLVIILTFIICGMPYFVMEMVRLATGKVEPTAYAVLGIFALSNSAANPFVFLFFNSDNKFFAFLEQRFCFTCFKTQEDEDRQTRFVSTYTVKNGNERSLILTERERLST; translated from the exons ATGAAAAACTATCAACCTGGAGA GTCGGGGAGGATGGCATCTGTTGTGATAGAAAACATCACAGGTGTTTTGGCGTCGGGGAATGTTACCACGTCGTCTAACTCGACACCGCCGTTGCAGCCGGAGTATAACAGAAATGTTCGCCTTGCCACCTACGTTGTCATCTTCGTGGTTTCCATGATCGGTAACACTATAGTCTGTACGTGGATGTGGACCCACCGCAAGCACAAGTCCAGGATGAATAAGCTGATTTTGAGCCTGACGCTCGCCGACCTCTTCGTGACACTCTGCCCTCTAGTGACGGAATTTGTCCAGGAGATACTCCTCCGTAAATGGGTGGCGGGTAACACGGATCCTCTCTGCCGACTGTTGATGGTTCTCCAGGTCTTTGCCATCCACGCATCTTCGAACATGGTGGTCGTCATATCGATTGACAGACATCGAGCCTTGCGAAATCCTTTCGCCAGGAACATTCCCTCGAAGTTTCTCATCAGCGGAGCCTGGGTAGTGGCGTTATTGCTGGCTCTGCCGCAAGGTTTCGTATGGTACCTGACGTATGGCAACGGGCAGCCTTACTGCGTTACAATATTCAAGGGACGCCCGGCATGGCACGTCAAAATGTACGTCACGTATGCTTCGGTGGTGGCTTTTTTGATACCTTTTTGCATAATCTGCGTTTTGTATCTGCAGATTTTGAAGACGGTCTGGGAACGAGGAAAGGAAATAAACCTCGATGGGAAACTCAAAAAGGCGCCAAGCTCAAAACAAATGAATGCCATAATCTCCCGCGCCAAGATAAAGACACTGAAAATGACCCTGGTCATAATTTTGACCTTTATCATTTGCGGAATGCCCTACTTTGTGATGGAGATGGTTCGCTTGGCGACTGGAAAAGTTGAACCCACCGCGTACGCCGTACTAGGGATATTCGCCCTCTCGAACAGCGCCGCCAACCCTTTCGTTTTCCTCTTCTTCAACTCCGACAACAAGTTCTTCGCGTTCCTGGAGCAACGCTTCTGTTTCACTTGCTTCAAGACTCAAGAG GATGAAGACCGACAGACGAGGTTTGTTTCGACGTACACTGTGAAAAATGGGAATGAGAGAAGTTTGATTTTGACAGAGCGAGAACGCTTAAGCACGTAG